The following are from one region of the Pseudodesulfovibrio piezophilus C1TLV30 genome:
- the rplO gene encoding 50S ribosomal protein L15 has protein sequence MRLHELYAFPEEYKQRRRIGRGSGSGSGKTSGKGHKGQNSRAGGGVRPGFEGGQMPLARRLPKRGFKNPFRVEYEAVNVGRLIALFEGKDEITLADMYERGVVKDGAPVKVLGNGEVTQAVTIEAHRFSASAADKIAKAGGNAKAVEG, from the coding sequence ATGAGACTTCATGAACTGTATGCATTCCCGGAAGAATACAAACAGCGCCGTCGTATAGGTCGTGGCTCAGGCTCCGGCTCGGGCAAGACTTCCGGCAAAGGACACAAAGGACAGAACTCCCGCGCAGGTGGGGGCGTCCGTCCTGGGTTTGAAGGCGGCCAAATGCCTTTGGCTCGTCGTCTGCCCAAGCGCGGTTTCAAAAATCCCTTCCGTGTTGAATATGAAGCCGTCAATGTGGGCCGTCTGATTGCCCTCTTCGAAGGCAAGGACGAGATCACTCTCGCTGACATGTATGAACGCGGCGTTGTCAAAGATGGCGCTCCCGTGAAGGTGCTCGGCAATGGAGAAGTGACTCAGGCTGTGACCATTGAAGCTCATCGTTTCAGTGCTTCTGCTGCCGACAAGATCGCCAAGGCCGGCGGTAACGCCAAGGCCGTTGAAGGCTAA
- the rpmD gene encoding 50S ribosomal protein L30: MLKVKMIKSKIACKPDQVRTLEALGLRKIRQEKTHDDNPVIRGMIYKVRHLVEVTES; this comes from the coding sequence GTGTTGAAAGTTAAAATGATCAAAAGCAAGATTGCGTGCAAGCCTGACCAGGTAAGAACTCTGGAAGCTCTGGGCCTGCGCAAGATTCGCCAGGAGAAGACTCATGATGACAATCCTGTCATCAGGGGAATGATCTATAAGGTGAGACATCTGGTGGAGGTAACTGAGTCATGA